One segment of Bacteroides caecimuris DNA contains the following:
- a CDS encoding family 43 glycosylhydrolase — MIRLIHIVGILACLFSNFSCQYKATTFHASGTIDSASCYTNPLLSIGGPAFGALFHNGMYYYIRGVDDKICLWALKDITEITHEPTKTIWPVNDSQSYSHIWDPQIHYINGKWYVYFSMDDGDSDNRQLHVLENASPDPLEGEFVLKGKISTDPHNNLAIYGHPFVHKGKLYLLWSGWKNKRIFEEMQCLYIAEMSDPWTLASERVLISEPKYEWECQWVGTDGNKAAYPVYVNEMPFLFHSRDKDKLLVYYSASANWTPYHCIGLLVTSADSDPLSPASWTKLSEPVFRQSPENNAYAPGNICFVPSPDYKEWYMLYLVRNSLHDMLMVDSRSLRMQPIGWDEEGLPLLGKPAKEGEVFRKPSGL; from the coding sequence ATGATACGTCTTATACATATTGTGGGGATATTGGCTTGTTTGTTCAGTAACTTCTCCTGCCAGTATAAAGCAACGACATTTCACGCATCGGGAACCATAGATTCTGCTTCCTGTTATACGAATCCGCTTTTGTCGATTGGCGGTCCGGCTTTTGGTGCCCTGTTTCACAACGGTATGTATTATTACATTCGCGGAGTGGATGATAAAATCTGTTTGTGGGCATTGAAAGACATTACTGAAATAACGCATGAACCTACCAAAACGATATGGCCGGTGAATGACAGTCAGTCTTATTCTCATATCTGGGACCCACAGATACATTATATCAATGGAAAATGGTATGTGTATTTTAGCATGGACGACGGCGATTCGGACAACCGCCAGTTGCATGTACTGGAAAATGCTTCCCCCGACCCGTTGGAAGGAGAATTTGTATTGAAAGGCAAAATTTCTACCGATCCTCACAATAATCTTGCTATTTACGGGCATCCGTTTGTACATAAAGGCAAACTGTATTTGCTTTGGAGCGGCTGGAAAAACAAGCGTATCTTTGAGGAAATGCAATGCTTGTATATTGCCGAAATGTCCGACCCGTGGACGTTGGCGTCCGAACGTGTCCTGATATCTGAACCCAAGTATGAATGGGAATGTCAATGGGTGGGAACTGATGGGAATAAAGCTGCCTATCCGGTCTACGTCAACGAGATGCCTTTTCTTTTTCATTCCCGCGATAAAGACAAACTTCTTGTTTATTATTCCGCTAGTGCCAACTGGACTCCCTATCACTGCATAGGATTATTAGTTACCAGTGCCGACAGCGACCCACTTTCTCCGGCCTCATGGACTAAATTGTCTGAACCGGTTTTCAGGCAATCGCCCGAAAATAACGCATACGCTCCCGGCAATATATGTTTTGTCCCTTCGCCGGATTATAAAGAGTGGTATATGCTTTATTTGGTGCGTAATTCACTTCATGATATGCTTATGGTGGATAGCCGTTCTTTACGGATGCAACCCATCGGTTGGGATGAAGAAGGTCTGCCTTTGCTGGGCAAACCGGCAAAAGAAGGAGAAGTGTTTCGTAAGCCTTCCGGACTTTAA
- a CDS encoding glycoside hydrolase family 2 protein — MAKYSYIYGVLIMLVCCTDSYAQWKPAGNRIVTEWAAQVDVSNILPEYPRPLMERTEWVNLNGLWQYAILPSGKAMPKTYDGEILVPFAVESALSGVGKELGENNELWYRRTFSVPSRWKGQRVLLNFGAVDWKTTVWVNGTKLGEHCGGFTPFAFDITQALKKGDNEVVVRVWDPTDKGKQARGKQVSNPGHIWYTPVSGIWQTVWLEPVPERAIENIRTTPDIDGGKLMVETTVNNPKANDRIEVKVLDDNKVIASGSALNHTSVEIPMPADCKLWSPDSPSLYDLEISFYADGKLQDKVKSYTAMRKFSTRRDEKGYMRLQLNNKDIFHFGPLDQGWWPDGLYTAPTDEALCYDIEKTKELGFNMIRKHLKVEPARWYAHCDRLGMMVWQDMPNGDKNQDWQYKQFYYGPEMVRTSESEAIYRKEWKEVMDCLYSYPCIGVWTPFNEAMGQFKSVEIADWTKKYDPTRPVNPASGGNYFPCGDILDLHSYPEPVMFLFDADRVNVIGEFGGIGMALKGHLWNEDRNWGYGDLKGKEEATEEYLKYANRLKELSALGLCGAVYTQTTDVESEINGLMTYDRKVVKMNADALQKVNSEVCRCLDNPSPAKSSH, encoded by the coding sequence ATGGCGAAGTATTCGTACATCTATGGGGTGTTAATCATGTTGGTGTGTTGCACCGACTCTTATGCCCAATGGAAACCTGCCGGTAACAGAATCGTTACAGAATGGGCAGCACAAGTAGACGTAAGTAACATATTACCCGAATACCCGCGTCCTTTGATGGAACGTACGGAGTGGGTAAACCTGAACGGACTTTGGCAGTATGCCATTCTTCCGTCGGGCAAAGCAATGCCGAAGACGTATGACGGTGAGATTCTGGTACCCTTCGCCGTAGAATCCGCACTTTCCGGTGTAGGAAAAGAATTGGGAGAGAACAACGAGTTATGGTATCGGCGCACCTTTTCCGTGCCTTCCCGTTGGAAAGGGCAACGGGTATTGCTGAATTTCGGAGCGGTAGACTGGAAAACCACCGTATGGGTGAACGGAACCAAACTCGGTGAACACTGCGGCGGATTCACTCCTTTTGCATTCGACATCACACAAGCGCTGAAAAAAGGAGACAATGAAGTAGTGGTGCGGGTATGGGACCCGACGGACAAAGGCAAACAGGCACGCGGCAAGCAGGTAAGCAACCCCGGACATATCTGGTATACACCGGTGAGCGGCATCTGGCAGACCGTATGGCTGGAACCTGTCCCCGAACGTGCCATAGAAAACATCCGGACGACTCCCGACATAGATGGTGGCAAACTGATGGTGGAAACAACAGTGAACAACCCCAAAGCCAACGACCGGATAGAAGTGAAAGTGCTTGACGACAACAAAGTCATCGCCTCCGGCAGTGCACTGAACCATACTTCCGTAGAAATACCGATGCCGGCAGATTGCAAATTATGGTCTCCGGACTCCCCTTCGCTTTATGACTTGGAAATCTCATTCTATGCCGACGGCAAATTGCAGGACAAAGTGAAAAGCTACACCGCCATGCGGAAATTCTCCACACGAAGAGACGAGAAAGGGTACATGCGCCTGCAACTGAACAACAAAGACATCTTCCACTTCGGTCCGCTCGACCAGGGCTGGTGGCCCGACGGACTGTATACAGCACCGACGGACGAAGCCTTGTGCTACGACATCGAAAAGACCAAGGAACTCGGATTCAACATGATACGCAAGCACCTGAAAGTGGAACCGGCACGTTGGTATGCGCATTGCGACCGTCTGGGAATGATGGTATGGCAGGATATGCCCAACGGCGACAAGAATCAGGATTGGCAATATAAGCAGTTCTACTATGGTCCGGAGATGGTACGCACTTCGGAATCGGAAGCCATCTACCGGAAAGAGTGGAAAGAGGTGATGGATTGTCTCTATTCTTATCCCTGCATTGGCGTATGGACACCGTTCAACGAAGCGATGGGACAATTCAAATCCGTAGAAATAGCTGACTGGACCAAGAAATATGACCCGACGCGCCCGGTGAATCCCGCCAGTGGCGGCAATTATTTCCCTTGCGGGGATATTCTCGACCTGCACAGTTATCCGGAACCCGTCATGTTCCTCTTCGATGCCGACCGGGTGAATGTAATCGGTGAGTTCGGCGGAATCGGCATGGCGCTGAAAGGACATCTGTGGAACGAAGACCGTAACTGGGGATACGGCGACCTGAAAGGCAAAGAAGAAGCAACGGAAGAGTACCTGAAGTACGCCAACCGTCTCAAGGAACTGTCGGCATTGGGACTATGCGGTGCCGTATATACCCAAACCACCGATGTGGAATCGGAAATCAACGGACTGATGACCTACGACCGCAAAGTAGTGAAAATGAATGCGGATGCATTACAGAAAGTCAACAGTGAAGTTTGCCGTTGCCTGGATAATCCGTCTCCTGCAAAAAGTTCCCATTAG
- a CDS encoding glycoside hydrolase family 3 protein, producing the protein MKRNNLYLSVLLSGCVLCSCNGQRWTESVADGYHLITQKDGATLGYSPTSGITIIQQDGYAFKDLNRNGRLDVYEDWRQPIDARVADLTAQLSMEDIAGLMLYSSHQTIPVNRNVYNGKTHTESGMPAWELTDEQKTFLEKDGVRHVLITSVESPETAARWNNAAQGYVEGLGFGIPCNNSSDPRHSSRTDAEFNAGGGGKISMWPGSLGMCATFSPEIMKRFAEIGSIEYRALGFATSLFPMVDVGTDPRWMRFCYTMGEGTKLATDMARAYCDGFQTSEGDAEICDGWGWHSVNTMVKHWPGTGACNEGGRDGHQGYGKYAVFPNGNFELHTLPFTEGAFKLEGKTKVSAALMPDYSACVGFEPDGVGSGFSRKFIQDMLREQQNYDGVICSDWGITHDEVGVYACKGKPWGMETKSVAERHYKVLMAGVDQFGGNNDRGPVLDAYHIGVEKQGEEWMQQRMRTSARRLLTNIFRTGLFENPYLDPAHTSEVVGCPEFMQEGYDAQLKSVVMLKNHASVLPLEGKKKVYIPERYVPSYIDFWGGRIEEQHITPLSKELVERYFELVSTPQEADAAIVFIESPNSGYGFDEEAARTGKDTGYRPISLQYSDYTATHARAQSLSGGDPYEDFTNRSYRGKSVKTVNKSDMDLVIQTKKSMGEKPVIVAINVLNPPVLSEIEPYADALFLLFDVQRQTVLDLMAGKAEPSALLPFQMPADMRTVEEQAEDTPHDMRCYHDADGHVYDYTYGLNWKGVIDDERVKKYK; encoded by the coding sequence ATGAAAAGGAACAATTTATATTTGTCTGTCTTATTGTCCGGCTGCGTGCTATGCAGTTGCAACGGACAGCGATGGACGGAATCCGTAGCAGACGGATATCATCTGATAACGCAAAAAGACGGCGCCACATTGGGATACAGTCCAACGTCAGGAATCACTATTATCCAACAGGACGGCTACGCATTCAAAGACTTGAACCGCAACGGCCGACTAGACGTGTATGAAGACTGGCGACAACCGATAGATGCACGTGTGGCGGACTTGACCGCCCAACTCAGCATGGAAGACATCGCAGGGCTTATGCTGTACAGCAGTCATCAGACCATCCCCGTGAACAGAAACGTCTATAACGGCAAAACACATACCGAAAGCGGTATGCCTGCCTGGGAACTGACCGACGAACAAAAGACGTTTCTCGAGAAGGACGGAGTACGCCACGTGCTTATCACCTCTGTGGAAAGCCCGGAAACGGCTGCCCGTTGGAACAATGCGGCACAAGGTTATGTGGAAGGTCTAGGATTCGGCATTCCGTGCAATAACTCTTCCGACCCCCGCCACTCATCGCGGACAGATGCGGAATTCAACGCCGGCGGAGGTGGCAAAATCTCCATGTGGCCGGGCAGTTTGGGCATGTGCGCCACTTTCTCGCCCGAAATCATGAAACGTTTTGCGGAAATAGGCTCCATCGAATACAGGGCACTGGGGTTCGCCACTTCCCTTTTTCCGATGGTGGACGTAGGAACCGACCCGCGATGGATGCGCTTTTGCTATACAATGGGAGAAGGTACCAAACTTGCTACCGATATGGCACGTGCCTATTGCGACGGTTTCCAGACATCGGAAGGTGATGCGGAAATCTGTGACGGATGGGGCTGGCACAGTGTAAACACAATGGTGAAACACTGGCCGGGCACCGGAGCATGCAACGAAGGCGGACGCGACGGTCATCAGGGGTATGGAAAATACGCTGTTTTCCCCAACGGCAATTTCGAACTGCATACGTTGCCTTTCACGGAAGGCGCTTTTAAGCTGGAAGGCAAAACCAAGGTATCGGCTGCCCTGATGCCCGACTACTCCGCTTGCGTAGGTTTCGAACCGGACGGTGTAGGCAGTGGATTCAGCCGAAAGTTTATTCAGGATATGCTGCGCGAACAACAAAACTATGACGGAGTGATTTGCTCCGACTGGGGAATCACGCATGACGAAGTAGGAGTATACGCCTGCAAAGGAAAACCATGGGGCATGGAAACCAAAAGCGTGGCAGAACGCCATTACAAAGTTCTGATGGCAGGAGTCGACCAATTCGGTGGAAATAACGACCGGGGACCTGTGCTCGATGCTTACCATATAGGAGTGGAAAAACAGGGGGAAGAATGGATGCAGCAACGTATGCGGACTTCCGCCCGCCGTTTATTGACCAATATCTTCCGTACCGGTTTGTTCGAGAACCCTTATCTCGATCCGGCACACACAAGCGAAGTGGTAGGCTGTCCCGAATTCATGCAGGAAGGATACGACGCCCAGTTGAAAAGCGTTGTCATGCTAAAGAACCATGCAAGCGTACTGCCGTTGGAAGGAAAGAAGAAAGTGTATATCCCTGAGCGTTATGTCCCCTCCTACATTGACTTCTGGGGTGGACGTATTGAGGAACAGCACATCACTCCGCTGAGCAAGGAACTGGTGGAAAGATACTTCGAGCTGGTTTCCACTCCGCAAGAAGCTGACGCAGCTATCGTATTCATCGAATCCCCCAACAGTGGTTACGGTTTCGACGAAGAAGCTGCACGCACAGGAAAAGATACGGGTTATCGCCCTATCAGCCTGCAATACAGCGACTATACCGCCACTCATGCCCGTGCACAGAGTCTGTCCGGTGGCGACCCGTACGAGGACTTCACCAACCGCAGCTATCGAGGCAAAAGCGTGAAGACAGTCAACAAGAGCGACATGGACCTGGTCATCCAAACAAAGAAGAGCATGGGAGAAAAGCCGGTGATTGTAGCCATCAATGTACTGAATCCTCCTGTGTTGAGTGAGATAGAGCCTTACGCCGATGCATTGTTTCTGTTGTTCGACGTACAGCGTCAGACGGTTCTCGACCTGATGGCAGGAAAAGCGGAACCTTCCGCCCTGCTACCTTTCCAAATGCCGGCAGACATGCGCACAGTAGAGGAGCAGGCAGAGGATACTCCACATGATATGCGTTGTTATCACGATGCCGACGGTCATGTGTACGATTATACGTACGGACTGAACTGGAAGGGTGTGATAGACGACGAACGGGTGAAGAAATACAAGTAA
- a CDS encoding alpha-galactosidase has translation MTIINKRNLFFLISVWLLSTLLPAQNVTISTPHTQLLLSAPNGGTPEQLYYGSRTSDADIRSICETARGRNAYPVYGMGYPCETALSVRHADGNLTLQMAVIGVKETRLTEENATLTVIELKDKVYPFFVNICYKAWQDADVIETWTEIRHEEKKPVQLQQFASAYLPVRRGNVWLAHLSGAWANEGQLCQEALQPGMKVIKNTDGVRNSQSAHAEVMFSLDGKPQENTGRVIGAALCYSGNYKLRIDTQEDDWHHFLAGINEENSWYNLKKEEVFRTPALALTYSDEGMSGCSRKFHQWARLHKLANGNTPRKILLNSWEGVYFDINEQGMDQMMGDIAAMGGELFVMDDGWFGDKYPRKNDSYALGDWTVDKTKLPGGLQSLLDNARKHGIRFGIWLEPEMANTKSELYEKHPEWIIKAPEREVVCARGGTQVVLDLSNPQVQDFIVQTADELMNSYPDIDYIKWDANMSIITQGSQYLTKDNQSHLNIEYHRGFENVCQRIRTSHPQLTMQACASGGGRVNYGILPYFDEFWTSDNTDALQRIYIQWGTSYFFPAIGMGAHISASPNHQTSRSVPLKFRIDVAMSGRLGMEIQPKDMTEEEKALCRNAITEYKTIRPIVQFGDIYRLLSPYDKQGAASLMYVSPEKDKAVFYWWKTEHFCNQHLPRVKMAGLAPNKYYKVHELNRIDTEPLKFEGKSFSGAYLNDNGLEIPSTHRVEPSKQNEYASRVLYLEEVTPSSSDNRIAQCPPLRVLCLGNSITRHEYKADIEWFSEWGMAASKEENDYCHQLEKMLSQNRPGTVVTPLNIAYWERNLNCSIDSLIGAHATDKDVIVVRLGENVQDKEAFKSGILQLVEYCKRKANKIVITGCFWKDDEKERAIINAAHMHGLTYIPIDWIDRLYDSRPKVGDTLYDIHGKPYTVTKDFIIAHPDDEGMKKIAEAIYRVL, from the coding sequence ATGACAATTATAAATAAAAGAAATCTGTTTTTCCTAATTTCCGTCTGGCTGTTGTCTACACTTCTGCCAGCGCAGAATGTCACCATATCCACTCCCCATACACAGTTACTCCTCTCGGCACCAAACGGCGGTACACCGGAACAACTGTATTACGGCTCACGCACCTCTGATGCGGATATCCGAAGCATTTGCGAAACAGCACGCGGGAGAAATGCTTATCCCGTCTACGGAATGGGGTATCCATGTGAAACGGCATTGTCCGTCCGCCATGCCGACGGTAACCTGACACTTCAAATGGCAGTCATAGGCGTAAAAGAAACACGCCTTACAGAAGAAAACGCCACTTTGACGGTGATAGAACTGAAAGACAAAGTGTATCCTTTCTTCGTCAACATCTGCTACAAAGCATGGCAGGATGCGGATGTCATCGAAACATGGACTGAAATCCGTCACGAAGAGAAGAAGCCTGTCCAACTTCAGCAGTTTGCTTCTGCCTACTTGCCTGTCCGCCGTGGCAATGTCTGGCTGGCACATCTTTCCGGTGCCTGGGCAAACGAAGGACAACTCTGCCAGGAAGCGTTGCAACCGGGTATGAAAGTCATCAAAAACACGGACGGAGTACGCAACTCCCAATCGGCGCACGCAGAAGTGATGTTCTCGCTCGACGGCAAACCGCAGGAGAACACGGGACGCGTCATCGGTGCGGCACTTTGCTACAGCGGCAACTACAAACTGCGCATTGACACGCAAGAAGACGACTGGCACCATTTCCTCGCCGGCATCAACGAAGAAAACTCCTGGTACAACCTGAAAAAAGAAGAAGTGTTCCGCACCCCCGCATTGGCACTGACCTACAGCGACGAAGGGATGAGCGGATGCAGCCGGAAATTCCATCAATGGGCACGGCTGCATAAACTTGCCAACGGGAACACTCCCCGCAAAATTCTGCTGAACAGTTGGGAAGGCGTCTATTTCGACATCAACGAACAGGGCATGGACCAGATGATGGGTGACATCGCTGCCATGGGAGGCGAACTGTTTGTAATGGACGACGGTTGGTTCGGCGACAAATATCCGCGCAAAAACGACTCTTATGCCTTAGGCGACTGGACCGTAGACAAGACCAAACTCCCCGGCGGACTGCAATCATTACTTGACAACGCCCGGAAACACGGCATACGGTTCGGCATCTGGCTGGAACCGGAAATGGCCAATACCAAAAGCGAACTGTACGAAAAGCACCCCGAATGGATTATCAAGGCACCCGAACGGGAAGTGGTATGCGCCCGCGGCGGCACACAAGTCGTACTCGACCTCTCCAACCCGCAAGTGCAGGATTTTATCGTACAGACAGCGGACGAACTGATGAATTCCTATCCCGACATTGATTATATCAAGTGGGATGCCAATATGTCCATCATCACCCAAGGTTCGCAATACCTGACCAAGGACAACCAAAGCCACCTGAACATCGAATACCATCGGGGCTTTGAGAACGTGTGCCAACGCATTCGCACCAGCCATCCGCAACTGACGATGCAGGCTTGTGCCAGCGGTGGCGGACGTGTCAACTACGGCATACTTCCCTACTTCGACGAATTCTGGACAAGCGACAATACGGATGCACTTCAGCGTATCTACATCCAATGGGGCACTTCCTATTTCTTCCCCGCCATCGGCATGGGGGCGCACATCAGCGCAAGCCCTAACCATCAGACATCGCGTTCCGTTCCGTTGAAGTTCCGTATTGATGTAGCGATGAGCGGACGCTTAGGTATGGAAATACAGCCCAAGGATATGACGGAAGAGGAAAAGGCATTGTGCAGAAACGCCATTACCGAATACAAGACGATACGCCCCATCGTACAGTTCGGAGATATTTACCGTTTACTTTCTCCGTATGACAAACAGGGCGCAGCTTCGCTGATGTATGTATCGCCGGAAAAGGACAAAGCCGTATTCTACTGGTGGAAAACAGAACATTTCTGCAACCAGCACTTGCCACGGGTGAAGATGGCAGGACTTGCTCCAAACAAATATTATAAAGTGCATGAGCTGAACCGCATCGACACTGAACCTTTGAAATTTGAAGGTAAAAGTTTCAGCGGTGCATATCTGAATGACAACGGACTGGAAATTCCCTCTACCCACAGAGTGGAACCTTCGAAACAAAACGAATATGCCAGCCGCGTGCTTTATCTGGAAGAAGTAACTCCCTCGTCTTCCGACAACCGGATAGCACAATGCCCTCCGTTGCGTGTTCTTTGCTTAGGCAACTCTATCACCCGCCACGAATATAAAGCAGACATCGAATGGTTCTCCGAATGGGGCATGGCAGCATCCAAAGAAGAAAACGACTATTGCCACCAATTGGAGAAGATGCTCTCGCAAAACCGTCCTGGCACAGTGGTTACCCCACTGAACATCGCCTATTGGGAACGCAACTTGAATTGCAGTATCGACTCGCTGATTGGTGCTCATGCTACAGACAAGGATGTGATCGTTGTCCGCTTGGGAGAAAACGTACAAGATAAAGAAGCATTCAAATCAGGTATCCTCCAACTGGTGGAATATTGCAAGCGGAAAGCAAACAAAATAGTCATCACCGGTTGTTTCTGGAAGGATGATGAAAAAGAGCGTGCCATCATTAACGCTGCGCATATGCATGGACTCACTTATATTCCGATTGACTGGATAGACCGCTTGTATGATTCACGCCCGAAAGTCGGAGACACTCTTTATGACATACACGGAAAGCCATATACTGTAACCAAAGATTTCATCATCGCCCATCCCGATGACGAAGGCATGAAGAAGATAGCGGAAGCAATATATAGAGTTCTCTAA
- a CDS encoding alpha/beta hydrolase fold domain-containing protein translates to MKRFIFLFFILCGLLTESCSKNDSLINEPPKETPGTDNKDDDDDKEDTSNGLKVLCLGNSITRHEYAPSIEWFSAWGMAASKEENDYCHQLERMLCQQRPGSKVTPLNIADWERNLSMNLNTLLDQHCKDKDVIVIRLGENVEDKTAFKTAIGRLVSYCKKQAKHVFITGCFWKDDEKEAAIKQAATAYGIPYVDLRGIDQVGVTRPSTGDILYDLDGKPYTITKDFIIAHPNDKGMKRIAEEIMKAFLLHIKDDDTAPSYAARSFTLDNPQTFVFLPASHTSMGRAVVVCPGGGYGYCEPEDNYEGNGWASFFNERGIALIVVKYTLPAGNCQLPIADAETTIKRVREHAKEWYVNKDDVGIMGFSAGGHLASTIATHSTGDAHPNFQILFYPVITMGAQGHAWSRENFLGKNPSTAQMELYSNEKQVKTDTPRAFITFTEDDTEVPPTVNGKAYYQALINKGIPTKLVSWQSSNGWGAGHGWGNLGSFVHHEELMSQLSDWLKSF, encoded by the coding sequence ATGAAGAGATTTATTTTTCTGTTTTTTATATTGTGCGGTTTATTAACTGAAAGTTGCAGTAAAAACGATTCGCTGATAAACGAACCACCAAAGGAGACTCCAGGCACAGACAATAAAGACGATGACGATGACAAAGAGGATACCTCCAATGGATTAAAAGTATTATGCTTGGGAAATTCCATCACACGCCATGAATACGCCCCAAGTATCGAATGGTTCTCTGCCTGGGGAATGGCAGCTTCGAAAGAAGAGAACGACTATTGCCATCAACTGGAGAGAATGTTGTGCCAACAGCGTCCCGGCTCAAAAGTGACTCCACTAAACATAGCCGATTGGGAGCGCAATCTGTCCATGAACCTGAATACATTGCTGGACCAGCATTGTAAAGACAAAGATGTCATAGTCATTCGTTTGGGAGAAAATGTAGAAGATAAGACGGCTTTTAAAACGGCAATAGGCCGGTTGGTGAGTTATTGCAAAAAACAAGCGAAGCATGTGTTTATTACCGGCTGTTTCTGGAAGGACGACGAGAAAGAGGCGGCTATCAAACAAGCGGCAACAGCTTATGGAATTCCTTATGTAGACCTTAGAGGAATCGACCAAGTGGGTGTCACTCGCCCTTCTACGGGAGATATTCTGTATGATTTAGACGGAAAACCTTATACGATAACGAAAGATTTCATTATAGCCCATCCCAATGATAAAGGCATGAAAAGAATAGCGGAGGAAATTATGAAAGCGTTCTTACTTCATATCAAAGACGACGACACAGCACCCAGCTATGCCGCACGTTCGTTCACATTAGATAATCCTCAAACTTTCGTTTTTCTACCTGCCTCCCACACTTCTATGGGACGAGCCGTTGTGGTATGCCCCGGTGGTGGATACGGGTATTGCGAACCGGAAGACAATTATGAAGGGAATGGCTGGGCTTCATTCTTCAACGAACGGGGAATTGCCTTAATTGTGGTAAAATATACACTTCCCGCAGGTAACTGCCAATTGCCAATCGCTGACGCAGAAACAACCATCAAACGTGTTCGCGAACATGCGAAGGAATGGTATGTCAACAAAGATGATGTGGGAATTATGGGATTCTCCGCAGGGGGACACTTAGCTTCAACTATTGCCACTCACTCCACAGGAGATGCACATCCCAACTTCCAGATCCTGTTCTATCCGGTTATTACAATGGGAGCCCAAGGACATGCATGGTCACGTGAAAACTTCTTGGGTAAAAACCCTTCAACGGCACAAATGGAACTTTATTCTAACGAAAAACAGGTAAAAACAGATACGCCACGTGCTTTCATTACATTCACCGAAGATGACACGGAAGTTCCTCCCACTGTAAACGGCAAAGCCTACTATCAGGCATTGATAAATAAAGGGATACCTACAAAATTAGTCAGCTGGCAAAGCAGCAACGGATGGGGCGCCGGACATGGATGGGGAAATCTAGGCTCTTTTGTACATCATGAGGAATTAATGTCTCAACTTTCAGACTGGTTGAAGTCATTTTAA